In Methanooceanicella nereidis, a single window of DNA contains:
- a CDS encoding carboxypeptidase-like regulatory domain-containing protein, giving the protein MKGPGVKKLISSLTGMIFIIIFVIIPLACNAIAASGSPTISANLTDVSPSPTITPEQPLRQVFSSPKWEIDHVTIMVNNSGGPIEVHAYIDDRSNVNIIPIKAGENRKVSTNPIIAETGQIVNFGFMAYENGSLIDSREGTFTVIQTPTPTPLPPETASIKGTILDAVTNNPVVGAEVIIVSKTYDKQYPTAVTDEYGSFKLDKMYPDKYSITVKATGYKPAYLDLDRIDGDQVLSDIKLEKYVAATTTPTPSPEPSAVQGWLNLLTSPQACVAFISSTVAVIVSLTVIYEWLQRQKERRKKEGQ; this is encoded by the coding sequence GTGAAGGGCCCTGGCGTAAAAAAATTAATATCATCACTGACAGGTATGATATTCATAATCATTTTTGTAATTATACCGTTAGCCTGCAATGCTATTGCAGCAAGCGGCAGCCCCACCATATCAGCCAATCTTACCGATGTAAGCCCCTCTCCCACGATCACCCCGGAGCAGCCGCTGCGACAGGTCTTTTCCAGCCCGAAATGGGAGATCGACCATGTCACCATAATGGTCAATAATTCGGGCGGGCCGATAGAAGTCCATGCATACATAGATGACAGGTCTAACGTCAATATCATACCAATCAAGGCGGGAGAGAACAGGAAGGTATCGACTAATCCGATCATCGCCGAGACAGGGCAGATAGTGAATTTTGGGTTCATGGCATATGAGAACGGTTCCCTGATAGATTCCAGGGAAGGTACGTTCACAGTTATCCAGACACCTACGCCGACACCATTACCTCCCGAGACAGCAAGCATAAAAGGCACGATACTGGATGCTGTCACAAACAATCCGGTCGTCGGGGCAGAAGTTATCATAGTCTCAAAGACATATGATAAACAGTACCCGACCGCAGTCACCGATGAATATGGTTCCTTCAAGCTGGATAAAATGTACCCGGACAAATACTCGATCACAGTCAAGGCGACAGGCTATAAACCAGCATACCTGGACCTGGACAGGATCGACGGAGATCAGGTATTATCGGATATTAAGCTTGAAAAATATGTAGCAGCTACAACAACACCAACACCTTCGCCCGAACCATCAGCAGTACAGGGATGGTTAAATCTATTGACAAGCCCTCAGGCATGCGTTGCCTTTATCTCATCGACAGTGGCCGTCATTGTGAGCCTTACGGTCATATATGAATGGCTCCAGAGGCAAAAAGAGAGACGCAAAAAAGAAGGGCAGTAA